AAAACCTATCTTTGCTATGTTTACATATATCGACTACTACCTTTTTCGATTCTTCCAATTAAATAAGATAAAAACATGACCACACAGCCGCATGACAAATAAGTTTGCCCACATAAGAGTTCGATTATCCCGTGTCAAAAAAGAGATCCCCAACGTTGACATATGGTATTCATTCCCAACCCCACCAATCAAATATCTTGCACCAAACCAAAAGCATGTTTACACCCATTGTGTCTCGGTAAAAAGCCAAAACGAACGGCAATAAATAATTATGCTTATATAGTTTGTAAAAGATATTTTTGCCATTGAATATGCTTGTGAGAAGTCATATGATACGGAGTAATTTAAGATGAAATAAAtttgaattttttctatttctactAAAAAGTAAATGTAGGGTATATTTTGTGGTGGGAGAGGACAACCAAATGTACTACTTCTATGGTGATGGTCTACATCTCTGTACTCCTACCCTATCTATCCTAGCATGGTCCATCATCTCCTCtccattattttaatttttaatttttcttatatataCCAAAATATATTCTAGTAAATTCTTTCTCATAAATAAAGTTTTACTCCGTACTGCTAATTACCCGTTACATAGAGTCTGGATTACTTACAATATGTTTTCCACCGTTAAATTTGCCAAGTGTATATAATCAAAACATGCTGGACACAAAACTTCCACCGCCGCTACCTGTCTTATATTTGACACAAACTCTTCAATTATACTTTAGAGCCTGGATTATGTATTAAATTAAGATAGAGACAATACAATTTTATTTCAAGGTTCTCTCACAAATGCTTATGCAAATAATTGCACAATTATTTttctatttatttaatatttaaattacTTCATCCGTCTCATTACAAGTCTCcatttactttttgcacacagttttgaaaatttcactaacttcattctctACTAATCAGAAATCTCCTCTTTCCAGAATAATCTTTTTTGattggttgaaacacaaagtgACACTTGATATGCAacgtcccaaaatagaaatgtaGACGGtagattaaattaaattaaatttatttaattaatcaatttaATTTTAGAAATCGCGGTGGTTTCACTTTGCGCTCTCATCATCGTCATCAGACACATAAAAACACACCCCAAAATTCCAAGCCCAAACCTCTTTGCACTCTTTCAAGTAATCAAGTATAACGATTCACAAACGACATCGTTTTCTCTCCACTCGCCGGATCTCCGTTATTCCAACTGATCACCGTCGGGCGTTTTCATTTCCCGATGAGAATGCCCGAACCATGAGCAAATCTCACAACGAAAACGACGAAGAAAACAACGACTGCTTTTACGAATCACTTGATCGTATACTGTCATCAACaacatgttcatcatcttcttcttcatgttCAGACGATGATGATGTTGATTATGCTAATAACGATCTCagtttcactaataataatattgttaataataataatgcttcgtTTTCGATCCCTAACTTTCCGATGGCGGTTAGTGGAAACTACGACGTCTGGATCTCACAACCGTCGTCCGTTGAAGAACGCCGGTCTCGGTTGCTCCGGCAGTTTGGATTACATAGACCTAGTTCGTCGGTTTCCTCAGTCGTTGATTTAAAATTAGGTAAATCTATCTCAGCAGATCAACtagatattaatgatgatatcaatAATGGTGATAAACATATTAATTCTGTAATCATTCGATCTAAATCTGCTGATCATGAAATCCGAGATTCTATTTCTAATTGTGATGATATTCATTTAATTAATTCAGaaattgtaaataataataataataataataatgttgataagcaTGTATTACTTAAATCACCAAGCATTGGTAATAGATCCTGTGTGGTCAATGCGGTTAATATGGTCAATGTTGTTTCACCTAGTAAGCCTCCAACTGGTAAAGTTACTAGGCGTAGTGAGGAGATTGTCAAGTGTGATGTTTCGGAAAATTCGGTGAATTCGAATGTTGATACAAACGGTGGTGATGTAACGGTTGTGGAAATGGATATGGATTTGGATTGTGATAGCGGTGATGATGCAGTGTGTACAATTAAGAATTTGGATAATGGGAAGGAGTTTGTAGTAAAGGAGGTTAGAGAGGATGGATTGTGTAGGAACCTTAAGGAAGTTGGGACTGGGAGGCATTTAACTATGGAAGAGTTTGAAATGCATCTTGGACATTCACCAATTGTTCAAGAGTTGATGAGAAGGCAGAATGTTGAGGCTGGCAATGATGATTTGCCAGATTCGAATGGGAATGGAAGTGGTAGTGGTGGTGGCGGATCTAAGTCAAAGAAAAAAGGGAGTTGGTTGAAAAGTATCAAGAATGTAGCTAGTTCGGTTACTGGTCATAAAGAGAGACGAAGCAGTGACGAGAGAGATACCTCGTCAGAGAAAGGTGGAAGAAGGTCCAGCTCAGCGACCGATGATAGTCAAGATGGTTCATTTCATAGTCCAGAGAGAGTACGGGTTAAACAGTATGGGAAATCGTGTAAGGATCTTACGGCTCTTTATAAGAGCCAGGAGATTCAGGCTCATAATGGTTCCATCTGGACTATTAAGTTTAGTTTGGATGGTAAGTATCTTGCTAGTGCTGGTGAGGATCGTTTGATCCATGTATGGCAAGTTGTTGGATCAGATAGGAAAGGAGATCTATTGTTTGATAAACAGGAAGATGGGAATCTGAATGTGTTATTGATGTCAAACGGGTCTCCAGAACCAACAATATTATCTTCAAATT
The window above is part of the Rutidosis leptorrhynchoides isolate AG116_Rl617_1_P2 chromosome 1, CSIRO_AGI_Rlap_v1, whole genome shotgun sequence genome. Proteins encoded here:
- the LOC139886044 gene encoding uncharacterized protein; its protein translation is MSKSHNENDEENNDCFYESLDRILSSTTCSSSSSSCSDDDDVDYANNDLSFTNNNIVNNNNASFSIPNFPMAVSGNYDVWISQPSSVEERRSRLLRQFGLHRPSSSVSSVVDLKLGKSISADQLDINDDINNGDKHINSVIIRSKSADHEIRDSISNCDDIHLINSEIVNNNNNNNNVDKHVLLKSPSIGNRSCVVNAVNMVNVVSPSKPPTGKVTRRSEEIVKCDVSENSVNSNVDTNGGDVTVVEMDMDLDCDSGDDAVCTIKNLDNGKEFVVKEVREDGLCRNLKEVGTGRHLTMEEFEMHLGHSPIVQELMRRQNVEAGNDDLPDSNGNGSGSGGGGSKSKKKGSWLKSIKNVASSVTGHKERRSSDERDTSSEKGGRRSSSATDDSQDGSFHSPERVRVKQYGKSCKDLTALYKSQEIQAHNGSIWTIKFSLDGKYLASAGEDRLIHVWQVVGSDRKGDLLFDKQEDGNLNVLLMSNGSPEPTILSSNSESVPERKRRGRLSISRKSISLDTIVVPDTVFALSEKPICSFNGHLLDVLDLSWSKSQHLLSSSMDKTVRLWQLSTKSCLKIFSHSDYVTCIQFNPVDDRYFISGSLDAKVRIWSIPDRQVVDWNDLHEMVTAACYTPDGQAALVGSHKGSCRVFNTTENKLQQKSQINLQNKKKKPHHKKITGFQFAPGSSSEVLITSADSRIRVVDGVDLVHKFKGFRNTSSQISAYLAANGRYVVCASEDSNVYVWKHEGDSRPSRSKGVTVTQSYEHFHCQDVSMAIPWPGMTDTCWDLQDGPTSLSRDHDQLEEVSMANHPPTPDERIGKDGSPLTTGCTSSPINGTISSASNGYFFDRMSATWPEEKLVLASKNPSPRTSVDFTNGMSPGKSAWGMVIVTAGLRGEIRTFQNFGMPVRI